CCACGGCGCAGTCGAAGAACGAGTTCGCCCGCGAGGCCGTTGCAATCGTCTCGGACTTGGGGACCACGCTCACGCGCAGTGTCGCCAGTCCCGCCAGGTTAAACGAAGGCTGGTGCAGGCGCTCTGCGGTGAAGGGCATCGAGAACGAGGCGCCGTTGAGCGATTCGGTGACGGCGTCGGCCAGGGCGGTGAGCGTGCTCATGGGTGCTCCCTCCCATTGAGCCGACCCTCGAGATAGGACACCCGCCGCTCGACCGATTGGTACTCGTTTCGCAGTGAGCGGGCCTCGACGATGAGTTCATCGAGGCGGCGCTCGAGATGATCGAGCTTGGTCGTGACCACGCCCCACTGGACGGTGAACGCCGAGAGGGCGATCACCGCCGTGAGTACCACGCCGGCCCACCGTGACCAGACACTTCCGTTCCTCGTGGTTGCGTCGGCCATGTCAGACGATCTCCGTGGCGATGTGCTTGGTGTGGATGCGCAGGGCCTTCCTGTACGGATCGCTGTAGCGGAACGGCGGCTCGTGACCGGGGGCGCTGACTTCGCAGACGAAGACGCTGCCAGCCTCCATGTCTCGGATGAGATCTCCTGCGCTGGGCAGCACCATCTGTCCCTCGAGGATGAGATCGCCGGTGCGTACGAGGAAGTCGCGCGACTCGACCTTCTGCACGATGCCGTATTCATCACTCTGCTCGAAACTCGTCTGCCCCAGTGTGGCCTGGAGTTGAACAGACGAATTGCCGCGGTGGTACGTGATCGTTCGTGTCATGTGCTCGTGCCGCCTGCGGTCCAGAAAGCTCATGCCTTGTTCGAGGAGATCCGCCAACTGCTACCCCTGCATCACCCGCGTCAGCCGTTACGCGGCGGGTCGGTACCTGATCACCAGCACGAACGCGGGCATGTCCGAAGTCGTGCCGCCCTGGGTGACGTCCAGGGTGACATGCTCATCGCCGACGAGGATCTTGTGCGTGGCGCTGAGCGCCCCCAGGTCGCCCAAGTCACTCGAGGGCGGCTGGTTGGCGGTGTCGAAAGTCTTCGTGACGATCGTGTTGCCCGCGTCGTCCTTGAGCGCGATGACCACCGTGTTCGCATCGTCGACGCCTGCGGGAGCGCCCTGCGTGAGGATGCCCGCCGAGACGAGTTCGGCTCCGCCCGGGTGCGCGAAGATCGGGCGCGCTGCGATATCACCCGCGGCGGCGAGGTCCTCAATGGTGATGAGGGCGATCTGGTCCGCGGGCACCCGGTTGCGCACCACGAGGACGCGCACGGTCTGGTCCCCCGCTACCGCGGCCCTGATGACGCGGCCGAGGAACGTGTTCCCCGAGGCCGTGGCCGTCGCGGCGCCCGACCCCGC
The DNA window shown above is from Phycisphaerales bacterium and carries:
- a CDS encoding DUF2190 family protein; protein product: MQAVFIQEGSSIDYTPGTDIGAGDVVINGDMVGIAKRDIPANTAGPLATEGVFDIAKANEALSFGDDVFWDADGDPVGGTAGSGAATATASGNTFLGRVIRAAVAGDQTVRVLVVRNRVPADQIALITIEDLAAAGDIAARPIFAHPGGAELVSAGILTQGAPAGVDDANTVVIALKDDAGNTIVTKTFDTANQPPSSDLGDLGALSATHKILVGDEHVTLDVTQGGTTSDMPAFVLVIRYRPAA